One window of the Candidatus Dependentiae bacterium genome contains the following:
- a CDS encoding amino acid ABC transporter permease, translating to MINIIVLKHTLFNLLYGATISIQITLFALIIGIMGGTLLALLLSYGNTFIRTLGHIYITIVRGTPMLVQIIALFYVLPSMGIMLSAFWSATITIGCNSIAYVSQIMRTGIQAVGHGQLEAAQTLGFSTYQIIRYIVLPQAFRTIFPALGNECITLIKDSSLASVIGVAELTHQGSIIMSKTYDALTTYAGVGLIYLCITSIISLFLHIMEQRLHYAKY from the coding sequence ATGATTAATATCATAGTACTCAAACATACTTTGTTTAATTTATTGTATGGCGCCACTATTTCAATACAGATAACTCTTTTTGCTCTGATTATTGGCATCATGGGAGGAACACTCCTTGCATTACTCCTTTCCTATGGCAATACCTTCATACGAACTCTTGGTCATATATATATAACTATTGTCAGAGGTACGCCTATGCTCGTACAAATTATCGCATTATTTTATGTATTACCGTCCATGGGCATTATGCTATCAGCATTTTGGTCTGCAACTATTACTATTGGATGCAATAGTATTGCTTATGTAAGTCAGATTATGCGTACCGGCATACAAGCAGTAGGACATGGACAACTCGAAGCTGCACAAACATTAGGATTTTCTACTTATCAAATAATTAGGTATATTGTTTTACCACAGGCATTTCGTACCATTTTCCCTGCACTTGGCAATGAATGTATAACACTGATTAAAGATTCAAGCCTTGCCTCTGTAATTGGCGTAGCTGAACTTACTCACCAAGGTTCTATCATTATGAGCAAGACCTATGATGCATTAACTACCTATGCCGGTGTTGGGCTTATTTATTTATGTATAACATCTATTATTTCATTATTCTTACATATTATGGAGCAACGACTACACTATGCTAAATATTAA
- a CDS encoding DUF1328 domain-containing protein — MLLNWTLIFLILAIIAGALGFTGIARESAQIAKILFFVFIIIYLAFLFFGVPGNRP, encoded by the coding sequence ATGTTATTAAATTGGACACTTATATTTTTGATACTAGCAATCATAGCTGGCGCATTAGGATTCACTGGTATTGCACGAGAAAGCGCACAAATTGCAAAAATTTTATTCTTTGTTTTTATAATAATTTATCTTGCATTTTTATTCTTTGGCGTCCCGGGCAATAGACCCTAA
- a CDS encoding transporter substrate-binding domain-containing protein yields MSYLFLLIYSLIAACISYVLCQYINVKLPFSYLIIAIATGLTTSTILFFTMHHTNLQHENVLSVGTSADFPPFTYIEDNTIVGFDIDLIEEIGKRLDKKIEIKNMPFITLLPNLQLGTLQVVAAGLTATPERAHQVLFTEPYLEDNHLVIISLKENSAKTVEDLHNNLVIVNEGYTADIYLSQTTGPIIIRLKTPAEAFLALKSGRAFAYVTAENTVKPFFDQHGSHDFYVTPITHTQENTSLAIAPQYPELLTQIQHALNEMKKDGFIEMLKTKWGL; encoded by the coding sequence ATGTCATATTTGTTTCTCTTGATATATAGCTTAATCGCAGCGTGTATAAGCTACGTATTGTGCCAGTATATAAATGTAAAATTACCTTTTTCATATCTGATTATTGCAATAGCCACAGGATTAACAACAAGTACTATATTATTTTTTACTATGCATCATACCAATCTGCAGCATGAGAATGTTTTATCAGTTGGTACAAGTGCTGACTTTCCTCCTTTCACTTATATTGAAGATAATACAATAGTTGGATTTGACATTGATCTAATAGAAGAAATAGGGAAACGATTAGACAAAAAAATTGAAATAAAAAATATGCCATTCATCACTCTATTGCCCAATTTACAACTAGGAACACTACAGGTTGTTGCAGCTGGATTAACTGCAACACCAGAACGTGCTCATCAGGTGCTTTTTACTGAGCCCTACCTTGAAGACAATCATTTAGTTATTATTAGTTTAAAAGAAAATTCTGCAAAAACTGTAGAGGATCTTCATAACAATCTGGTCATTGTTAATGAAGGTTATACGGCAGATATATATCTATCACAAACTACTGGCCCAATAATAATACGATTGAAAACTCCTGCAGAGGCGTTCCTTGCATTAAAAAGTGGTCGAGCTTTTGCATATGTGACAGCTGAGAATACAGTAAAGCCTTTCTTTGATCAACATGGATCACATGATTTTTATGTTACTCCTATTACTCACACGCAGGAAAACACTTCTCTTGCAATAGCCCCTCAATATCCTGAGTTACTCACACAAATACAACATGCTTTGAATGAAATGAAAAAAGATGGGTTTATAGAAATGCTCAAAACTAAATGGGGATTATAA
- a CDS encoding methylated-DNA--[protein]-cysteine S-methyltransferase, whose translation MNILKLSYLETPIGNMVAIANDDVLYMLEFADSKRLEQKVNLVRSRISSEIIVGRTNPIASIEHELQGYFAGNVQQFTTPLFVWGSHFQQMVWQELQKIPYGQTKSYAHVASSIGRPTAYRAVAQANGANMFCIAIACHRVINADGGLGGYAGGVKQKKWLLAHEKNINTYIS comes from the coding sequence ATGAATATACTCAAATTATCGTATTTAGAAACACCTATAGGCAATATGGTTGCTATTGCAAATGATGATGTTTTATACATGTTGGAATTTGCAGACAGTAAAAGGCTTGAGCAAAAAGTTAATTTAGTACGATCTAGAATATCATCTGAGATTATTGTAGGGCGTACAAATCCCATTGCTTCTATTGAGCATGAATTGCAAGGGTATTTCGCCGGAAATGTGCAGCAGTTTACTACACCATTATTTGTATGGGGATCGCATTTCCAACAGATGGTTTGGCAAGAACTACAAAAGATACCTTATGGGCAAACAAAATCATATGCGCATGTAGCATCTAGTATAGGTAGACCAACGGCCTATCGTGCTGTTGCACAAGCAAATGGTGCTAATATGTTTTGTATTGCTATTGCATGCCATCGTGTAATCAATGCAGATGGTGGTTTGGGAGGTTATGCGGGTGGGGTCAAGCAGAAAAAATGGCTTTTAGCGCACGAAAAAAATATTAATACATACATATCTTAG
- a CDS encoding ATP-binding cassette domain-containing protein — MLNIKDLTKKIHDKNILNHLSLSINSGEIAVLLGSSGVGKSTLLRILNNLETIDTGTIELDGKVLDLNTVNQNHTIGMVFQHFNLFEHLTVEQNIALALEHVAHKNKQEAHTIALELLHTYNLADKAQHMVSQLSGGQKQRLALARTLALKPRIICLDEPTSALDPLLTTNVATTIQELAQQGYLVLVATHDIHLLEKLSCTIHLMHNGSIIESANSQEFFAEKNKYPHIAAFVTGA; from the coding sequence ATGCTAAATATTAAAGATCTCACTAAAAAAATTCATGACAAAAATATACTTAACCATTTATCACTCTCTATCAATTCTGGAGAAATTGCTGTCCTTTTAGGATCATCAGGTGTCGGCAAGTCTACATTATTACGCATATTAAACAATTTAGAAACTATTGATACAGGTACTATAGAGTTAGATGGTAAAGTACTTGATTTGAATACGGTAAATCAAAATCATACTATTGGCATGGTATTTCAACATTTTAATTTATTTGAACATCTGACGGTGGAACAAAACATAGCACTTGCCCTTGAACACGTAGCACATAAGAATAAACAGGAAGCACATACTATAGCGCTAGAGCTACTACATACATACAACTTAGCAGATAAAGCACAGCATATGGTATCACAGCTATCTGGAGGTCAGAAACAAAGGCTTGCTCTTGCTCGTACACTTGCTCTCAAGCCACGAATCATATGCTTGGATGAACCAACTTCTGCTTTAGATCCTTTATTGACAACTAATGTTGCTACAACTATTCAAGAATTAGCACAACAAGGGTATTTGGTGCTTGTTGCAACTCACGATATACATTTATTAGAGAAGCTTTCCTGCACCATTCATCTCATGCATAATGGTAGTATTATTGAATCTGCAAATTCTCAGGAGTTTTTTGCAGAAAAAAATAAATATCCACATATTGCAGCATTTGTTACCGGCGCATAA
- a CDS encoding MBL fold metallo-hydrolase gives MKIIILGTRGEIKASAPYHSKRSGVLIDNKILIDCGDKRFLQYNPTYILITHLHPDHAYFVRKHEVPDTHASIYAPEKYDQADIQVTNKKFKIGTYTITPIPTIHSIYVKSNAYIIEHNGKRILYTGDMIWIEKKYQKKIGKLDLVITEASFMRKGGMVRRQKDTGKIYGHTGVPNLINLFKKHTDTILFMHFGTWFYKDIKKARQEFHKLAQENNIHIIVGYDGLEVKV, from the coding sequence ATGAAAATAATAATATTAGGTACCCGTGGTGAAATAAAAGCATCCGCACCATATCACTCAAAAAGATCTGGTGTGCTTATTGACAATAAGATTTTAATTGACTGTGGAGACAAACGCTTTTTGCAGTATAACCCCACATATATCTTGATTACTCATTTGCATCCGGATCATGCATACTTTGTCAGAAAACATGAGGTGCCGGACACTCATGCATCTATATATGCTCCAGAAAAGTATGATCAAGCTGATATACAAGTTACCAATAAAAAATTCAAAATTGGTACCTATACCATTACACCTATTCCCACTATTCACAGTATATATGTAAAATCTAATGCATATATTATTGAGCATAATGGCAAGCGTATACTTTACACCGGTGATATGATTTGGATAGAAAAAAAATACCAAAAAAAAATAGGCAAGCTTGATTTAGTTATTACAGAAGCAAGTTTTATGCGCAAGGGTGGTATGGTCAGGCGACAAAAAGATACAGGTAAAATTTATGGCCATACCGGCGTACCTAATTTAATCAATCTTTTTAAAAAACATACTGATACTATATTGTTTATGCATTTTGGTACCTGGTTCTACAAAGATATCAAAAAAGCTAGACAAGAATTCCATAAACTCGCGCAAGAAAACAATATACACATTATAGTTGGTTATGATGGATTAGAAGTCAAAGTATGA
- a CDS encoding phosphoribosyltransferase family protein: MYKAVLAGTLLTIFPMMSMEHTSNITKTYVDLAQIKSMCSQLHTQVLQGNFNPDVLVGITRGGIVPLGLLAGEHMFNNRNIRMISIASYEGMDKQKELKLLTSIHIDDYKGFKKILVIDDIVDTGDTIKHVLGLLNEYLPQAIIKSAALFYKKKSCMEPNYYVQETSDWIVFPWEE, translated from the coding sequence ATGTATAAAGCAGTATTAGCAGGAACATTGTTAACAATTTTTCCTATGATGAGTATGGAACATACATCTAATATTACAAAAACATATGTCGATTTAGCACAAATAAAATCTATGTGCAGTCAGTTGCATACACAGGTATTACAAGGCAACTTTAATCCCGATGTATTGGTAGGCATAACACGTGGTGGTATAGTCCCACTAGGCTTGCTTGCGGGGGAGCACATGTTTAATAATCGTAATATAAGAATGATATCTATTGCATCGTATGAAGGTATGGATAAACAAAAAGAACTCAAATTACTTACGTCGATACATATAGACGATTATAAAGGTTTCAAAAAAATATTAGTCATAGATGATATTGTAGATACGGGTGATACTATTAAGCATGTTTTGGGATTACTTAATGAGTATTTGCCACAGGCTATTATTAAGAGTGCAGCATTATTCTATAAAAAGAAATCATGTATGGAGCCAAATTATTATGTCCAAGAGACGAGTGATTGGATAGTGTTTCCATGGGAAGAATAG
- a CDS encoding outer membrane beta-barrel protein, whose amino-acid sequence MMSLKTICLVSLFFVLPLVGRNIILEFKGAYFLSTDSMFKKIYGKGSALYGPELTVQLCENKNLCLFASVDYLQKEGHSLGLCNRTKIKMIPVALGLKYVEPVFNHTDLYVGLGVEAVNVRTKNCSDFVIFEQSQWGIGGIAKAGAYYYLPCNFLLDFFIDYSFVKVGSNDCGCVPGLQLAKANLSGAIFGIGLGYNF is encoded by the coding sequence ATGATGTCATTAAAAACAATTTGCTTGGTTTCATTATTTTTTGTATTACCGCTTGTCGGGAGAAACATTATTTTAGAGTTTAAAGGGGCTTATTTTTTATCAACTGATTCTATGTTTAAAAAAATCTATGGTAAAGGGAGTGCGTTGTATGGTCCAGAGCTTACCGTACAATTGTGTGAAAATAAAAATTTGTGTCTGTTTGCAAGTGTGGATTATTTGCAGAAAGAGGGACACTCTCTTGGCCTTTGTAATCGTACAAAAATAAAAATGATTCCTGTAGCACTTGGATTGAAGTACGTTGAACCGGTATTTAATCACACTGATCTTTATGTTGGTCTAGGTGTTGAGGCAGTGAATGTTCGTACAAAAAATTGTTCTGATTTTGTTATATTTGAGCAATCGCAGTGGGGAATTGGTGGTATAGCAAAAGCTGGTGCATATTATTATTTACCATGTAACTTCTTATTAGATTTTTTTATTGATTATAGTTTTGTAAAAGTGGGAAGTAATGATTGTGGGTGTGTGCCAGGCCTGCAATTAGCAAAGGCCAATCTAAGTGGGGCGATTTTTGGTATAGGACTTGGTTACAATTTCTAA
- a CDS encoding DUF305 domain-containing protein yields MRYINLFIMAVLSFISMYILMYIMVDRFTHVYPNLNQFYMAGIMTMPMILIELFMMKSMYTNKKFNTVISIGSIAILITLIFFIRKQTAIDDKEFLKSMIPHHAAAILMCEQSHIQDPEIKDLCKNIMITQQAEIDFMKSKLISLKN; encoded by the coding sequence ATGAGATATATAAATTTATTCATAATGGCAGTATTATCATTTATTTCGATGTATATACTCATGTACATCATGGTTGATCGATTTACTCATGTATATCCAAATTTGAATCAATTTTACATGGCCGGCATTATGACTATGCCAATGATACTAATAGAGTTATTTATGATGAAATCAATGTATACCAATAAAAAATTTAACACTGTAATTAGCATTGGCAGTATAGCAATACTTATCACATTAATATTTTTTATTAGAAAACAAACAGCTATCGATGATAAAGAATTTCTCAAATCGATGATTCCACACCATGCTGCAGCAATATTGATGTGTGAGCAATCCCACATACAGGATCCTGAAATTAAAGATCTATGCAAAAATATTATGATTACTCAACAAGCTGAAATTGATTTTATGAAATCAAAATTGATAAGTCTAAAAAATTAA